In a single window of the Mus caroli unplaced genomic scaffold, CAROLI_EIJ_v1.1 scaffold_21414_1, whole genome shotgun sequence genome:
- the LOC110287712 gene encoding olfactory receptor 4F6-like — MDRGNNSMVSEFLLLGLTNSWRIQILLFLFFTVFYVASMLGNLLIVLTIISDHHLHSPMYFLLANLSFIDTGVSSIATPKMIYDLFRKHKVISLNGCITQMFFIHTVGGTEMVLLIVMAYDRYIAICKPLHYLTIMSLRMCTVLLALAWIIGLIHSVAQLAFVVNLPFCGANKMDSFYCDFPRFIKLECTDTYRLEFLVTANSGFISMATFFILIVSYIFILVTVHKHSSGASSKALSTLSAHITVVIFFFGPCIIVYVWPFPTLPIDKFLAIFDAIITPSMNPVIYTLRNKEIKVAMRRLFARALSFIDSLRDSN; from the coding sequence ATGGATAGAGGAAATAACTCAATGGTATcagaatttttgttgttaggCCTCACCAATTCATGGAGAATTCAGATTCTCCTTTTTCTGTTCTTCACAGTATTCTATGTGGCAAGCATGCTGGGGAACCTGCTCATTGTGCTCACAATCATCTCAGACCACCACCTGCACTCCCCCATGTACTTCCTGCTGGCAAACCTCTCCTTCATTGATACAGGTGTGTCCAGCATCGCTACTCCAAAGATGATTTATGACCTCTTCAGGAAGCACAAAGTCATCTCCTTGAATGGATGCATCACTCAGATGTTCTTCATTCACACTGTTGGGGGAACAGAGATGGTGTTGCTCATAGTCATGGCCTATGACAGGTACATCGCTATCTGTAAGCCCCTCCACTACCTGACCATCATGAGTCTCAGAATGTGCACTGTTCTTTTGGCTCTTGCTTGGATCATTGGCCTTATCCATTCTGTGGCCCAATTGGCTTTTGTTGTAAATTTACCCTTCTGTGGAGCTAATAAAATGGACAGCTTTTATTGTGATTTTCCTCGGTTCATCAAACTCGaatgtacagacacatacagactgGAGTTCCTGGTCACTGCCAACAGTGGTTTCATCTCCATGGCCACCTTCTTCATCTTGATTGTGTCTTACATCTTCATCCTGGTCACAGTTCATAAACACTCCTCAGGTGCTTCCTCCAAGGCCCTCTCCACTCTCTCAGCTCACATCACTGtggtcattttcttctttggtccTTGCATTATTGTCTATGTGTGGCCTTTCCCGACTTTACCCATAGATAAATTTTTAGCAATTTTCGATGCCATTATCACTCCTTCTATGAATCCTGTCATCTATACACtgagaaataaggaaataaaggTTGCAATGAGGAGACTCTTTGCTAGGGCTTTAAGTTTCATTGACAGCTTAAGAGATTCAAATTGA